From one Gossypium hirsutum isolate 1008001.06 chromosome D08, Gossypium_hirsutum_v2.1, whole genome shotgun sequence genomic stretch:
- the LOC107952707 gene encoding homeobox-leucine zipper protein ANTHOCYANINLESS 2 isoform X2: MSFGGLIKSSSSSDSGSSGARVVVADFVPQNSMLSYAIVEPPLLTQHIPISMLSSPSLSLSYKRMDGHGEMGLIGENFDPGFVGRMKEDGYEIRSESDNFDVASGDDQDAAADGPSKKKKYHRHTPRQIQELESFFKECPHPDEKQRMELSRRLGLEGKQIKFWFQNRRTQMKTQLERHENVILRQENDKLRAENDLLKQAMTTPICNSCGGPAVPGEISYEQHQLRIENARLKDELTRICALTNKFLGRPLSSSGSPIPPHGLNSNLELAVGRNGFGGLNNAGTSLPMGFEFGDGSMMPIVKPMVNEMQYDRSAFVDVALSAMDELMKMAQMDNPLWIKGLGGGMESLNVEEYKRNFSSCIGMKPSSYATEATKATGLVYLRGLALVEALMDANRWVEMFPCMISRAATIDVLSSGTGVTRDNELQVMDAEFQVLSPLVPVRQVRFIRFCKQHSEGVWAVVDVSIDPSQDATDTQMFPNCRRLPSGCVIQDVDTKCSKITWVEHSEYDDSAVHHLLQPLLSSGFGFGAHRWLATLQRQCDCMAILMSQDIPGITPAGRKSMIKLAQRMTYNFCAGVCASSIHKWDKLSVGNVGEDVRVMTRKNINDPGEPHGVVLSAATSVWMPVTQERLFDFLRDERMRSEWDILSNGGPMQEMVHVAKGMGHGNCVSLLRGSAINANENNMLILQETWSDASGALVVYAPVDISSMSVVMNGGDSAYVALLPSGFAILPGISPSYHGGRSESNGALVKPEIDGSIVSGCLLTVGFQILVNNVPTAKLTVESVETVNNLISCTIQKIKAALTVT; encoded by the exons atGAGTTTTGGGGGTTTGATCAAGAGTAGTAGCAGCAGTGACAGTGGTAGTTCGGGTGCAAGGGTGGTTGTGGCTGATTTTGTTCCACAAAACAGCATGctaagttatgccattgttgagccACCTCTTCTCACCCAACATATTCCCATATCTATGCTAAGCTCTCCCTCACTTTCTCTCTCATAT AAAAGAATGGATGGTCATGGTGAGATGGGGCTGATTGGGGAAAACTTTGATCCGGGTTTTGTTGGGAGGATGAAGGAAGACGGATACGAGATTAGGTCTGAAAGTGATAATTTTGATGTTGCTTCCGGTGATGATCAGGATGCTGCTGCCGATGGACCGTCTAAGAAGAAGAAGTACCACAGGCACACTCCACGTCAAATACAAGAGCTTGAATC TTTCTTCAAGGAGTGTCCTCATCCTGATGAAAAACAAAGAATGGAACTTAGCAGGAGGCTAGGCTTAGAGGGCAAGCAAATAAAGTTTTGGTTTCAAAACAGGAGAACCCAGATGAAG ACCCAATTGGAACGCCATGAAAATGTAATTCTTAGGCAAGAGAATGATAAACTCCGAGCCGAAAATGATTTGTTGAAGCAGGCCATGACAACCCCAATATGCAACAGTTGTGGTGGTCCGGCAGTACCCGGTGAAATATCTTACGAGCAGCACCAACTTAGGATTGAGAATGCTCGATTAAAAGATGAACTAACCCGGATATGTGCTTTAACAAACAAGTTCTTGGGCAGGCCTCTCTCATCCTCTGGTAGTCCTATTCCTCCTCACGGCTTAAACTCCAATTTGGAGCTTGCAGTTGGAAGGAATGGTTTTGGTGGCCTGAACAATGCAGGAACGTCCTTGCCAATGGGATTTGAGTTTGGTGATGGGTCTATGATGCCCATAGTGAAACCTATGGTCAATGAAATGCAGTATGACAGGTCAGCCTTTGTAGATGTTGCTTTGTCAGCTATGGATGAATTAATGAAGATGGCGCAGATGGATAATCCTCTTTGGATTAAAGGTTTGGGTGGTGGGATGGAATCCTTGAATGTTGAGGAGTACAAGAGGAATTTCTCCTCTTGCATTGGCATGAAACCGAGCAGCTACGCAACTGAGGCTACAAAGGCAACTGGACTGGTTTACCTTCGTGGCTTGGCTCTTGTGGAGGCACTGATGGATGCG aATCGTTGGGTAGAAATGTTTCCGTGCATGATTTCTAGAGCAGCAACCATTGATGTGTTATCCAGTGGCACGGGTGTAACCAGAGACAATGAGTTGCAAGTG ATGGACGCTGAATTTCAAGTGCTTTCACCTCTGGTTCCTGTCCGTCAAGTGAGATTCATCCGGTTTTGTAAGCAGCATTCTGAGGGTGTATGGGCTGTGGTTGATGTTTCAATTGATCCCAGCCAAGATGCTACAGATACACAGATGTTTCCAAACTGCAGGAGGCTTCCCTCTGGCTGTGTTATCCAAGATGTGGATACTAAGTGCTCCAAG ATTacatgggttgaacactcggagtATGATGACAGTGCTGTCCACCATCTCTTACAGCCGTTACTCAGTTCAGGTTTTGGCTTTGGTGCACACAGGTGGCTCGCCACTCTCCAAAGGCAGTGTGACTGCATGGCAATACTTATGTCACAAGACATCCCTG GAATAACTCCAGCTGGGAGGAAAAGCATGATAAAGCTTGCACAGCGCATGACTTATAACTTCTGCGCTGGAGTTTGTGCATCGAGCATTCATAAATGGGACAAGCTTAGTGTTGGTAATGTTGGCGAAGATGTCAGGGTGATGACCCGGAAGAATATAAATGATCCTGGTGAGCCACACGGGGTTGTGTTGAGTGCTGCTACTTCTGTTTGGATGCCAGTAACTCAAGAACGGCTGTTTGATTTCTTGCGGGATGAACGGATGCGAAGCGAGTGGGACATTTTGTCCAATGGTGGGCCAATGCAAGAGATGGTGCATGTTGCCAAGGGAATGGGTCATGGTAACTGTGTCTCTCTCCTTCGTGGCAGC GCCATTAATGCAAATGAGAACAACATGCTAATTTTACAAGAAACATGGAGTGATGCCTCTGGTGCATTAGTAGTTTACGCACCTGTTGACATATCATCAATGAGTGTGGTGATGAATGGTGGGGATTCAGCATATGTGGCACTCTTGCCATCCGGATTTGCAATTCTTCCTGGTATTTCACCAAGTTATCACGGTGGGCGAAGCGAGTCCAATGGAGCACTGGTGAAACCTGAAATTGATGGAAGCATAGTCAGTGGATGCCTACTTACTGTTGGTTTTCAGATTTTGGTCAATAACGTTCCTACTGCTAAACTAACAGTGGAGTCGGTGGAAACTGTGAACAATCTCATCTCCTGCACTATTCAAAAAATCAAAGCTGCCTTAACAGTAACATAG
- the LOC107952707 gene encoding homeobox-leucine zipper protein ANTHOCYANINLESS 2 isoform X3, producing the protein MDGHGEMGLIGENFDPGFVGRMKEDGYEIRSESDNFDVASGDDQDAAADGPSKKKKYHRHTPRQIQELESFFKECPHPDEKQRMELSRRLGLEGKQIKFWFQNRRTQMKTQLERHENVILRQENDKLRAENDLLKQAMTTPICNSCGGPAVPGEISYEQHQLRIENARLKDELTRICALTNKFLGRPLSSSGSPIPPHGLNSNLELAVGRNGFGGLNNAGTSLPMGFEFGDGSMMPIVKPMVNEMQYDRSAFVDVALSAMDELMKMAQMDNPLWIKGLGGGMESLNVEEYKRNFSSCIGMKPSSYATEATKATGLVYLRGLALVEALMDANRWVEMFPCMISRAATIDVLSSGTGVTRDNELQVMDAEFQVLSPLVPVRQVRFIRFCKQHSEGVWAVVDVSIDPSQDATDTQMFPNCRRLPSGCVIQDVDTKCSKITWVEHSEYDDSAVHHLLQPLLSSGFGFGAHRWLATLQRQCDCMAILMSQDIPGENNTGITPAGRKSMIKLAQRMTYNFCAGVCASSIHKWDKLSVGNVGEDVRVMTRKNINDPGEPHGVVLSAATSVWMPVTQERLFDFLRDERMRSEWDILSNGGPMQEMVHVAKGMGHGNCVSLLRGSAINANENNMLILQETWSDASGALVVYAPVDISSMSVVMNGGDSAYVALLPSGFAILPGISPSYHGGRSESNGALVKPEIDGSIVSGCLLTVGFQILVNNVPTAKLTVESVETVNNLISCTIQKIKAALTVT; encoded by the exons ATGGATGGTCATGGTGAGATGGGGCTGATTGGGGAAAACTTTGATCCGGGTTTTGTTGGGAGGATGAAGGAAGACGGATACGAGATTAGGTCTGAAAGTGATAATTTTGATGTTGCTTCCGGTGATGATCAGGATGCTGCTGCCGATGGACCGTCTAAGAAGAAGAAGTACCACAGGCACACTCCACGTCAAATACAAGAGCTTGAATC TTTCTTCAAGGAGTGTCCTCATCCTGATGAAAAACAAAGAATGGAACTTAGCAGGAGGCTAGGCTTAGAGGGCAAGCAAATAAAGTTTTGGTTTCAAAACAGGAGAACCCAGATGAAG ACCCAATTGGAACGCCATGAAAATGTAATTCTTAGGCAAGAGAATGATAAACTCCGAGCCGAAAATGATTTGTTGAAGCAGGCCATGACAACCCCAATATGCAACAGTTGTGGTGGTCCGGCAGTACCCGGTGAAATATCTTACGAGCAGCACCAACTTAGGATTGAGAATGCTCGATTAAAAGATGAACTAACCCGGATATGTGCTTTAACAAACAAGTTCTTGGGCAGGCCTCTCTCATCCTCTGGTAGTCCTATTCCTCCTCACGGCTTAAACTCCAATTTGGAGCTTGCAGTTGGAAGGAATGGTTTTGGTGGCCTGAACAATGCAGGAACGTCCTTGCCAATGGGATTTGAGTTTGGTGATGGGTCTATGATGCCCATAGTGAAACCTATGGTCAATGAAATGCAGTATGACAGGTCAGCCTTTGTAGATGTTGCTTTGTCAGCTATGGATGAATTAATGAAGATGGCGCAGATGGATAATCCTCTTTGGATTAAAGGTTTGGGTGGTGGGATGGAATCCTTGAATGTTGAGGAGTACAAGAGGAATTTCTCCTCTTGCATTGGCATGAAACCGAGCAGCTACGCAACTGAGGCTACAAAGGCAACTGGACTGGTTTACCTTCGTGGCTTGGCTCTTGTGGAGGCACTGATGGATGCG aATCGTTGGGTAGAAATGTTTCCGTGCATGATTTCTAGAGCAGCAACCATTGATGTGTTATCCAGTGGCACGGGTGTAACCAGAGACAATGAGTTGCAAGTG ATGGACGCTGAATTTCAAGTGCTTTCACCTCTGGTTCCTGTCCGTCAAGTGAGATTCATCCGGTTTTGTAAGCAGCATTCTGAGGGTGTATGGGCTGTGGTTGATGTTTCAATTGATCCCAGCCAAGATGCTACAGATACACAGATGTTTCCAAACTGCAGGAGGCTTCCCTCTGGCTGTGTTATCCAAGATGTGGATACTAAGTGCTCCAAG ATTacatgggttgaacactcggagtATGATGACAGTGCTGTCCACCATCTCTTACAGCCGTTACTCAGTTCAGGTTTTGGCTTTGGTGCACACAGGTGGCTCGCCACTCTCCAAAGGCAGTGTGACTGCATGGCAATACTTATGTCACAAGACATCCCTGGTGAAAATAATACAG GAATAACTCCAGCTGGGAGGAAAAGCATGATAAAGCTTGCACAGCGCATGACTTATAACTTCTGCGCTGGAGTTTGTGCATCGAGCATTCATAAATGGGACAAGCTTAGTGTTGGTAATGTTGGCGAAGATGTCAGGGTGATGACCCGGAAGAATATAAATGATCCTGGTGAGCCACACGGGGTTGTGTTGAGTGCTGCTACTTCTGTTTGGATGCCAGTAACTCAAGAACGGCTGTTTGATTTCTTGCGGGATGAACGGATGCGAAGCGAGTGGGACATTTTGTCCAATGGTGGGCCAATGCAAGAGATGGTGCATGTTGCCAAGGGAATGGGTCATGGTAACTGTGTCTCTCTCCTTCGTGGCAGC GCCATTAATGCAAATGAGAACAACATGCTAATTTTACAAGAAACATGGAGTGATGCCTCTGGTGCATTAGTAGTTTACGCACCTGTTGACATATCATCAATGAGTGTGGTGATGAATGGTGGGGATTCAGCATATGTGGCACTCTTGCCATCCGGATTTGCAATTCTTCCTGGTATTTCACCAAGTTATCACGGTGGGCGAAGCGAGTCCAATGGAGCACTGGTGAAACCTGAAATTGATGGAAGCATAGTCAGTGGATGCCTACTTACTGTTGGTTTTCAGATTTTGGTCAATAACGTTCCTACTGCTAAACTAACAGTGGAGTCGGTGGAAACTGTGAACAATCTCATCTCCTGCACTATTCAAAAAATCAAAGCTGCCTTAACAGTAACATAG
- the LOC107952707 gene encoding homeobox-leucine zipper protein ANTHOCYANINLESS 2 isoform X1 has protein sequence MSFGGLIKSSSSSDSGSSGARVVVADFVPQNSMLSYAIVEPPLLTQHIPISMLSSPSLSLSYKRMDGHGEMGLIGENFDPGFVGRMKEDGYEIRSESDNFDVASGDDQDAAADGPSKKKKYHRHTPRQIQELESFFKECPHPDEKQRMELSRRLGLEGKQIKFWFQNRRTQMKTQLERHENVILRQENDKLRAENDLLKQAMTTPICNSCGGPAVPGEISYEQHQLRIENARLKDELTRICALTNKFLGRPLSSSGSPIPPHGLNSNLELAVGRNGFGGLNNAGTSLPMGFEFGDGSMMPIVKPMVNEMQYDRSAFVDVALSAMDELMKMAQMDNPLWIKGLGGGMESLNVEEYKRNFSSCIGMKPSSYATEATKATGLVYLRGLALVEALMDANRWVEMFPCMISRAATIDVLSSGTGVTRDNELQVMDAEFQVLSPLVPVRQVRFIRFCKQHSEGVWAVVDVSIDPSQDATDTQMFPNCRRLPSGCVIQDVDTKCSKITWVEHSEYDDSAVHHLLQPLLSSGFGFGAHRWLATLQRQCDCMAILMSQDIPGENNTGITPAGRKSMIKLAQRMTYNFCAGVCASSIHKWDKLSVGNVGEDVRVMTRKNINDPGEPHGVVLSAATSVWMPVTQERLFDFLRDERMRSEWDILSNGGPMQEMVHVAKGMGHGNCVSLLRGSAINANENNMLILQETWSDASGALVVYAPVDISSMSVVMNGGDSAYVALLPSGFAILPGISPSYHGGRSESNGALVKPEIDGSIVSGCLLTVGFQILVNNVPTAKLTVESVETVNNLISCTIQKIKAALTVT, from the exons atGAGTTTTGGGGGTTTGATCAAGAGTAGTAGCAGCAGTGACAGTGGTAGTTCGGGTGCAAGGGTGGTTGTGGCTGATTTTGTTCCACAAAACAGCATGctaagttatgccattgttgagccACCTCTTCTCACCCAACATATTCCCATATCTATGCTAAGCTCTCCCTCACTTTCTCTCTCATAT AAAAGAATGGATGGTCATGGTGAGATGGGGCTGATTGGGGAAAACTTTGATCCGGGTTTTGTTGGGAGGATGAAGGAAGACGGATACGAGATTAGGTCTGAAAGTGATAATTTTGATGTTGCTTCCGGTGATGATCAGGATGCTGCTGCCGATGGACCGTCTAAGAAGAAGAAGTACCACAGGCACACTCCACGTCAAATACAAGAGCTTGAATC TTTCTTCAAGGAGTGTCCTCATCCTGATGAAAAACAAAGAATGGAACTTAGCAGGAGGCTAGGCTTAGAGGGCAAGCAAATAAAGTTTTGGTTTCAAAACAGGAGAACCCAGATGAAG ACCCAATTGGAACGCCATGAAAATGTAATTCTTAGGCAAGAGAATGATAAACTCCGAGCCGAAAATGATTTGTTGAAGCAGGCCATGACAACCCCAATATGCAACAGTTGTGGTGGTCCGGCAGTACCCGGTGAAATATCTTACGAGCAGCACCAACTTAGGATTGAGAATGCTCGATTAAAAGATGAACTAACCCGGATATGTGCTTTAACAAACAAGTTCTTGGGCAGGCCTCTCTCATCCTCTGGTAGTCCTATTCCTCCTCACGGCTTAAACTCCAATTTGGAGCTTGCAGTTGGAAGGAATGGTTTTGGTGGCCTGAACAATGCAGGAACGTCCTTGCCAATGGGATTTGAGTTTGGTGATGGGTCTATGATGCCCATAGTGAAACCTATGGTCAATGAAATGCAGTATGACAGGTCAGCCTTTGTAGATGTTGCTTTGTCAGCTATGGATGAATTAATGAAGATGGCGCAGATGGATAATCCTCTTTGGATTAAAGGTTTGGGTGGTGGGATGGAATCCTTGAATGTTGAGGAGTACAAGAGGAATTTCTCCTCTTGCATTGGCATGAAACCGAGCAGCTACGCAACTGAGGCTACAAAGGCAACTGGACTGGTTTACCTTCGTGGCTTGGCTCTTGTGGAGGCACTGATGGATGCG aATCGTTGGGTAGAAATGTTTCCGTGCATGATTTCTAGAGCAGCAACCATTGATGTGTTATCCAGTGGCACGGGTGTAACCAGAGACAATGAGTTGCAAGTG ATGGACGCTGAATTTCAAGTGCTTTCACCTCTGGTTCCTGTCCGTCAAGTGAGATTCATCCGGTTTTGTAAGCAGCATTCTGAGGGTGTATGGGCTGTGGTTGATGTTTCAATTGATCCCAGCCAAGATGCTACAGATACACAGATGTTTCCAAACTGCAGGAGGCTTCCCTCTGGCTGTGTTATCCAAGATGTGGATACTAAGTGCTCCAAG ATTacatgggttgaacactcggagtATGATGACAGTGCTGTCCACCATCTCTTACAGCCGTTACTCAGTTCAGGTTTTGGCTTTGGTGCACACAGGTGGCTCGCCACTCTCCAAAGGCAGTGTGACTGCATGGCAATACTTATGTCACAAGACATCCCTGGTGAAAATAATACAG GAATAACTCCAGCTGGGAGGAAAAGCATGATAAAGCTTGCACAGCGCATGACTTATAACTTCTGCGCTGGAGTTTGTGCATCGAGCATTCATAAATGGGACAAGCTTAGTGTTGGTAATGTTGGCGAAGATGTCAGGGTGATGACCCGGAAGAATATAAATGATCCTGGTGAGCCACACGGGGTTGTGTTGAGTGCTGCTACTTCTGTTTGGATGCCAGTAACTCAAGAACGGCTGTTTGATTTCTTGCGGGATGAACGGATGCGAAGCGAGTGGGACATTTTGTCCAATGGTGGGCCAATGCAAGAGATGGTGCATGTTGCCAAGGGAATGGGTCATGGTAACTGTGTCTCTCTCCTTCGTGGCAGC GCCATTAATGCAAATGAGAACAACATGCTAATTTTACAAGAAACATGGAGTGATGCCTCTGGTGCATTAGTAGTTTACGCACCTGTTGACATATCATCAATGAGTGTGGTGATGAATGGTGGGGATTCAGCATATGTGGCACTCTTGCCATCCGGATTTGCAATTCTTCCTGGTATTTCACCAAGTTATCACGGTGGGCGAAGCGAGTCCAATGGAGCACTGGTGAAACCTGAAATTGATGGAAGCATAGTCAGTGGATGCCTACTTACTGTTGGTTTTCAGATTTTGGTCAATAACGTTCCTACTGCTAAACTAACAGTGGAGTCGGTGGAAACTGTGAACAATCTCATCTCCTGCACTATTCAAAAAATCAAAGCTGCCTTAACAGTAACATAG